The following DNA comes from Flavobacterium sp. N3904.
TCCCGTTTAATTTCGTGATAACATCACCTATTTTTATATCATGCTCTTTTGCCAAACTTTCGTTTAAAATTTCTGTAACAATCAGCTTATCGTCAATTATTCGATAATGATCCGGTAAAAAATAGGTGCCGTTTATAGAACTGTCATCAGTATAAAATGTAGTATGCGTATCATTGAGTGCAACTGTTACTTTTTGCATTGCGGTATAAAATTCATTTTCGTTTTTCGCTTCTATAAAAAAAGGCAGCATTTTTTCTAACGTTACATCCCATTGCTGATCCATAAGATATTTGTACGGAAAAAAATATTCTATTACATTCCAGTACATAAAAAATGTTAGAATTTGTATGTTCTTATCTTTAAACTTGTAAGCTGAGTAATTTTCGTTTTTTATAAATATGTTTCCATCTTCATGTGTATCAACATAATATTGATCGCCTTGAAATCTATTTTCTGCGATAAACTTAAGCTTTCCCGAAAGATTTTTTGAGAACAGTTTATTGTTGTTAATCCAAGACAAATCAAAGTTTTTGTCAAAATACTCAATGCCTTTTGGAATAGCGATTGGAGCAATTTTCTTTACTTCACCAAGACCATCAATCAAACTTTCCAGAACCATTGAAAACTCTTCTTTGGTTTGCGCTTTTTCGACTAGAGGCAAAATTATAAAAAGCTGCTCGTCCCAATTTTTACTCCCATCGGCTACTTTAGGATGATAGTATTTAAGAAAACCCCAAACTTTGCAAGTGGCGGCGAGTTTTTGGGTTTCGGTAAGTTGCGTATGGGCAAATACGGTTTGAGAAAGTACCAATAGAAGCAGTAAGGTAATTTTTTTCATTGAGTAAGTAGGTTGATTATTTGGGGTGCACATTGAATTATTTTGTTTATAAAAAAAAAAGCGCCTTTTTATCCGTCTTTTTTCTTTAGACAGCGGCCTCTTGGTTCATCTCCCTCATGAAGCACAATTTCGGAATGTAGGAACTCGGCGGCGGCGGCTGAATCTTGGACTTTGGAAGCCGAACGTTCTAACATTTCTGATTCAAAGTCCGTTAATACGCTTTTCCTAATTCCTGCTTTTCTCCATTGTGATAAAGGTCTGCATCCTCTTGCAATTCCCCGAGCCAGCGTGAGCGCATCTAGGAGCGCTTGATTGGCCCCCTGCCCTTTGAATGGACTCATGGGGTGAGCCGCATCGCCAATCAGCGTCACTGGCCCTCCTTTGGTCAACAATTCTGGCTGGAGTAATTCTCGATCATAAACGGGATAGCCAGAAATTTGAGCTTCCTGTGTCGTCGCCAAAATACTTGGAATAGGATCATGCCACTGTGTTCTACGACACGCTTCTTCTTTTAGCGCTTGAGGCCCTTTCGCACTTAATGCCTTTGCCTCTTCTTCGGACATTAGGAAGCTAAGTTGCCACATTACCGAGTCTGCCGTAAAAGGCATTATATAGATCCGTTCATTGCCATTGGCAGTTTGAAATACGGTGGCCGAGTCGAGCAAAGAACTATCCACCCCTTCGAGAGCACTCAAAGGACAAATACCCAATATCACAATACAACCCAAGTAGCGCAAAGGAGTAACATCCTCTCCAATCAGCAACCTGCGCACCGAACTACGAATACCATCGGCTCCAACTACTAAATCAGCTTTTGCTATTTTAAGATTACCTCCGACTTCAAAAGTCAGCTCGACACCTTCACCGTCGCCTGCGGCAAAATCTATTAAATGATGCCCCCATTGAACCGCTTCGTGTCCGCCGAGTTGTTCCAACAGCGCAAAACGCAAAGATTGCCTTGCGATATGTACATTGGTACGTTTGAGAAACGTTTTTGCATCCGATTGCATCCATTTTCTTATTCCCCATTCCCCAATCACTTTTCCTTCTGTAGTATGAACCAAATGTCTTGTTGAAACCACCCCATCCTCTAAAGAGAAAATACCCAATCCCTCGATCGCTTTACTTGCTTGTTGCAACGTAAGTCCGTAGCCCTGAGATCTTGCCTCGAAATTGCTATCGCGCTCATAAAGGGTAAAAGGAATGCCGCGGTGCAAACAAGCCACAGCAAGCGCCACACCACCGATACCGCCACCAATAATAGCAACGTGCGGATAGTTTTCTGTATCTGCCAAAGGAGGAGTATCAGATGGAACCAAACCTGATCCCTTACAATTCGAGCAAGAGTATAAGTGACCCTTGGGAGGAACTGGAGCCATTCCTTCTCCATTCGTTTTTTCAAATTGATCGAATGCAATCTTATATTGGCGTCGCGCTTTGTCGCTGAGGCCTCGACTTTTTTTGCCACGCCCCTGACATTCGGGACAAACAATCCAGCTTGCAGCTGAGTTTTCGAACTTTTTCAATTCTTTATATTTAAACTTCAATAATTTATATTTTTAAGTGATAAGCAAATGCAAATGGCTCGAAAGTATCTTAATTCAGATAAGCAAATTTACACACAAACAAAGTGAATTGTGCCAAATCCAATCAGCAAGCTCAATTCGTTTTTACTCTTTTCAACTTCTTCACTTTGTCGACATACTGTGTTAGCGTGTTTATCTACTTCAATTCACTTCATTCGTGTGCAAATCCTCATGATCAAGCTTTCTGTAGTCAATTTTAGGGTGTCAAATTGAAAATAATTAAATCAGGGTTTTCTTTATCCGTTTCTTTGGATTTTACAAAATTAAGTTTGGCCAAAAGTTTGGTTGAATTCTGATTTTCAAAATGAGTAAACGCTACTATTTTTTGAACATTCAAAGCCTGAAAAGCATAGTCAATGACTACTTCTGCCGCTTCTTTCATTATTCCCTGTCCTTGAAATTTTGTCATCAATTCATACCCGATTTCGCAACTGTTTTTTTCGTTTGAAAAGTCAAATAAACAAATTGTACCAACAAAAATTTCGCTGCTGGTTAAAGTTATTGCCCAATAAATCGAATCGTTTTTTCGTATACTATCATTAATCTTGTTGATAAAGTGTATTGCGTCTTCAATTGTTCTGCTTGGTTGTCTGCCTAGGTATTTGTTTATTTCTGCGTCAGAACGCAAAGCAAAAATAGCTTGTCCATCCTCTATTGACAATTGCCTAAGAGTTAGCCTTTCGGTTGTCAAAATTGGGAAAGGCGTAAAATTTCTATTTACCATTTTTTCTTATTTAATTGGACAATCTTGTGAGTCGAACGTTCTCTTGTTTCTAGTGATTTCGGACTAAATTAATCCCTATTTACGGATTTGCCACTAGAGCCCCGATAATTATCGGGACGAACAGATGAAGCAATCCCAATAGCTATCGGGACCCAAATACAAGACTAACTTTCGATTAAGCCAATTGCCCAAATCCGTTATAGTAGCTTTTGGTGAAACGTCATTTTTGGCATTGTTTTTTATACTCATTTAAATAATTTTCAAAATCATCTTCGAATAATATTTTTTTGATGTTCTCTTCGACATATTTATGATAAGCTGGACAATCTTCTACTATTTTAGCTAACTCTGCTTTCCAAGCTTTTGGAAAAGTAATTGGAAAAGTATAGTCTTTTTCATTCTCCTTTTTGATTAAATACCCTAATTTAATGTTATAATTTACACCTACATAGCCTGATCCGTAAAATTGATACACTGTTAGTTTATCTATTTTATTACCAATAACTCTAAATAAAAAAGAACCTTTACCTTTTTGATCATCATAAAATGAATCGAAGCAAAAATATCTATTGTTTGATTTGATACAGAATCCATTTAATTCACTTGGTTTTGAAGTTATGCTTTCCCCATTTAATTTATATTTTACTTTTTCCTGAAGTTTTTCTATTTTTCCAAAACTTCTTACTGTTAGTTCTTCGACATTAAATTGAACATTTATCGTATCATTGTTTCGTATAATATATCCGTTATTTTGACAATAACTTAAATTATAAAATGTAAGGAGTAAAAGTATAAATGTAAGTTTCATTATTGTTTGGTTTTAAAATTTATTTGTTGTTATAAGCGACTTCCCACCAATGTTCTGGTACTTCAGTAGGTTTGGAACTAAATTAAGCTCTATCTTCGTATTTATAATCCCGAAAGCTATCGGAACCCAAATACAAAACCAATTTTCCATTAAGCCTAATGCCCAAATCCGTTGTAGTCGTTGTTATGCCTTGTTTTTTTCTTTCTCAATAATTATTTTTTCAACTAAGTCTCTGAAGGTTTTTATATCTCCAATTAACAATTCTGAATTTTCCCAATCCAAAAAATTAAATATTTTCCAAAATCCTTTTTTTCTAATTCTTAATATTTCGATTTTATCTATTGGTTTAGTTCCTGTTAAAGTGATTTCTTCTAAAACAGGCGAAAAGTATTTGTCCATATACTCCGTCAAACTAGAAGAGGGTCTAAGTTCTGAAACATTTATACCTTTGTTCTCTAAATTTTTCTTTATGGTCAAGAATACACTTGCTTTTAAGCAAGGTTGTCCAAACAGTTTCTTCGGTTGATAATTATCCTTTTTTGCGTGATTGGCAATCAGTGTGCAAACTTCAATCAGTTTTCTTTTTTTAGCAGGCTCTAATTTGTCATACCAGACATTTTCAGGTATTTCAATTCTGAATTCTTTGTTGAGAAATTCGCTTAATTCTTTCCAACCCAATAAGTCTCTAGCCCATCTCCATTCTCTGATTGTCATTTCGGCTTTAATTTCTGCCCAAGGGTCTGCTTCAGGGTCAAGACTACTACAAAGCCTATGCTGTTCTTTGAAAATTTCAAGAACTTGTTCAGGTGAATATTTTTCTGTTGTGTTTGTCATTGTCTTGTCCTGATATTGGTTGACTATTTTTGGTTGTTTTATAATTTCAAAAATAGGTGATTGTAGACGTAATATTGATAAGTTTAGAAAAAATCTTTGAAGGGATTTTTTTCCAAACTTGTCAACATTCCTACGCAACTAAAATAGCGATTTTATTCTTCTTATAGGATTTGTATTTGTGGATTTGATTCACGTGTGCAAATTCAGGTGTTTTCATTCCCAGAGAGCAATGTCTACGTTCGTTGTTGTAAATTTCTATTGCTTGTTTTACCATTTTTTGAGCTGTTTTTAAGTTTGGAATTGTTTTATTTAATCCAAATTCGTGTTTTAATATTCCATTAATTCTTTCTGCAACAGCATTTTCATATGGGCTGGAATTTTGTGTTGTACTTAAAATAATGTTCTTAGATTTAGCAAATTCAGCAAAATCTGGACAACAATATTGCATCCCTCTATCGGAATGATGGATTAGATTTATATTGATGTAACGTCTATTTTTAACAGCCATTACTAAAGCATCTTTGACCAATTGTACGCGCATATTTGTATCAATTTTATAACCCATGATTTTCTTTGAATAAACGTCTGTGACTAAGGCTAAATAGGCATGCTGAGATGTGAGTTTAATGTAAGTTATATCACTGACAAATACCTGTTCAGCATGTTTTATTTCAAGGTTGACAAGTAAGTCTTTTGATTTGTAAAATCCATGTTTAGAGTCGGTTGTAATGTGATAAAGCTTTGTTTTTGGTATTAATAAATTGTGATATCTTAAAAAATGAAAGAACTTGTCTCTACCTATTTTTATATCATTTTTTTTAAAGTCATCTTTCAAGTCAAGATAGAGTTTTTTGGC
Coding sequences within:
- a CDS encoding S41 family peptidase, giving the protein MKKITLLLLLVLSQTVFAHTQLTETQKLAATCKVWGFLKYYHPKVADGSKNWDEQLFIILPLVEKAQTKEEFSMVLESLIDGLGEVKKIAPIAIPKGIEYFDKNFDLSWINNNKLFSKNLSGKLKFIAENRFQGDQYYVDTHEDGNIFIKNENYSAYKFKDKNIQILTFFMYWNVIEYFFPYKYLMDQQWDVTLEKMLPFFIEAKNENEFYTAMQKVTVALNDTHTTFYTDDSSINGTYFLPDHYRIIDDKLIVTEILNESLAKEHDIKIGDVITKLNGKTVKQIILENRELINGSNEAAYLNNLVDSPILDSAAALKMEFLKDGVTTTKTINDYYSNNFIYDKNRFNKGIKKEKFKILDNSIGYVDMGILRVNNVPEMIEKLASTKAIIFDMRNYPHETYEVISNFLNANQEKFVIYTKPDLKHPGRFQWTEPQFTGRENKNNYKGKVVVLLNEKSMSQSEWTAMCFQTAGNTTIIGSQTAGADGNVTDILIKDISTRISGLGVYYPDKRETQRIGIIPDIEIKPTIKGIQEGKDEVLDRALQFIETGK
- a CDS encoding FAD-dependent oxidoreductase, which translates into the protein MKKFENSAASWIVCPECQGRGKKSRGLSDKARRQYKIAFDQFEKTNGEGMAPVPPKGHLYSCSNCKGSGLVPSDTPPLADTENYPHVAIIGGGIGGVALAVACLHRGIPFTLYERDSNFEARSQGYGLTLQQASKAIEGLGIFSLEDGVVSTRHLVHTTEGKVIGEWGIRKWMQSDAKTFLKRTNVHIARQSLRFALLEQLGGHEAVQWGHHLIDFAAGDGEGVELTFEVGGNLKIAKADLVVGADGIRSSVRRLLIGEDVTPLRYLGCIVILGICPLSALEGVDSSLLDSATVFQTANGNERIYIMPFTADSVMWQLSFLMSEEEAKALSAKGPQALKEEACRRTQWHDPIPSILATTQEAQISGYPVYDRELLQPELLTKGGPVTLIGDAAHPMSPFKGQGANQALLDALTLARGIARGCRPLSQWRKAGIRKSVLTDFESEMLERSASKVQDSAAAAEFLHSEIVLHEGDEPRGRCLKKKDG
- a CDS encoding GNAT family N-acetyltransferase, which produces MVNRNFTPFPILTTERLTLRQLSIEDGQAIFALRSDAEINKYLGRQPSRTIEDAIHFINKINDSIRKNDSIYWAITLTSSEIFVGTICLFDFSNEKNSCEIGYELMTKFQGQGIMKEAAEVVIDYAFQALNVQKIVAFTHFENQNSTKLLAKLNFVKSKETDKENPDLIIFNLTP
- a CDS encoding IS3 family transposase, whose amino-acid sequence is MARSIAKRSGEKEKRPFKIKWFSRCFGISTQAYYKRINKQNIEDLEAQKIKKLITPIRQKMARYGAKKLYLDLKDDFKKNDIKIGRDKFFHFLRYHNLLIPKTKLYHITTDSKHGFYKSKDLLVNLEIKHAEQVFVSDITYIKLTSQHAYLALVTDVYSKKIMGYKIDTNMRVQLVKDALVMAVKNRRYININLIHHSDRGMQYCCPDFAEFAKSKNIILSTTQNSSPYENAVAERINGILKHEFGLNKTIPNLKTAQKMVKQAIEIYNNERRHCSLGMKTPEFAHVNQIHKYKSYKKNKIAILVA